Proteins co-encoded in one Brassica rapa cultivar Chiifu-401-42 chromosome A02, CAAS_Brap_v3.01, whole genome shotgun sequence genomic window:
- the LOC103852031 gene encoding zinc finger protein CONSTANS-LIKE 9 isoform X2, which translates to MRFHVLQDLFFSIYSLLVDCLVLLVLSSHKRNAFAGPSNIPEYDTGEEGDLFKAPDSILEESILTVDPLSAALTMISCGEDSSQGLCDLPDLDLGLFQSGQQLLDKAFYECEQGLTMKSAMMESPLADVLDVKNISLVTTGIDESHDTQKTVSSGNLSSMDRSHAHQEAVVVQNFPDFSHLDFSSDYGMRRAFSEGDIQKLGTGHFQSPLDRIIVSCTSEDRREKLSRYRNKKSRRNFGRKIKYACRKALADNQPRIRGRFAKTEERK; encoded by the exons AGTGGATTGTCTTGTTTTATTGGTTCTTTCATCTCACAAA agAAACGCTTTTGCTGGGCCATCAAACATCCCTGAGTATGATACTGGAGAAGAAGGAGATCTATTCAAAGCTCCTGATTCAATTCTTGAAGAGTCAATCTTAACCGTTGATCCACTCTCAGCTGCCTTAACGATGATCTCTTGCGGGGAAGACTCTTCCCAAGGGCTTTGTGATCTTCCTGATCTCGATCTTGGGTTGTTTCAGAGTGGTCAGCAGCTTCTTGACAAAGCCTTTTATGAATGCGAGCAAGGTCTCACGATGAAATCAGCTATGATGGAGTCTCCACTCGCTGATGTTTTAGACGTAAAGAACATCTCTCTCGTGACAACGGGGATCGATGAGAGCCACGATACGCAGAAGACCGTAAGCTCGGGGAACTTGAGCTCTATGGATCGGTCACATGCACATCAAGAGGCTGTTGTGGTTCAGaattttcctgatttttctcactTGGATTTTAGTTCTGATTATGGGATGCGACGAGCCTTTAGTGAAGGCGACATACAG AAACTAGGGACTGGTCATTTTCAATCTCCACTGGATAGGATTATTGTGAGCTGTACTTCGGAGGATCGACGTGAGAAGCTTTCTAGATACAGGAACAAGAAGAGCAGGCGAAATTTCGGGCGTAAAATCAAG tATGCTTGTAGGAAAGCTCTTGCAGATAACCAACCGAGGATCCGAGGAAGGTTTGCGAAAACAGAGGAGAGGAAGTAA
- the LOC103852031 gene encoding zinc finger protein CONSTANS-LIKE 10 isoform X3, producing MISCGEDSSQGLCDLPDLDLGLFQSGQQLLDKAFYECEQGLTMKSAMMESPLADVLDVKNISLVTTGIDESHDTQKTVSSGNLSSMDRSHAHQEAVVVQNFPDFSHLDFSSDYGMRRAFSEGDIQKLGTGHFQSPLDRIIVSCTSEDRREKLSRYRNKKSRRNFGRKIKYACRKALADNQPRIRGRFAKTEERK from the exons ATGATCTCTTGCGGGGAAGACTCTTCCCAAGGGCTTTGTGATCTTCCTGATCTCGATCTTGGGTTGTTTCAGAGTGGTCAGCAGCTTCTTGACAAAGCCTTTTATGAATGCGAGCAAGGTCTCACGATGAAATCAGCTATGATGGAGTCTCCACTCGCTGATGTTTTAGACGTAAAGAACATCTCTCTCGTGACAACGGGGATCGATGAGAGCCACGATACGCAGAAGACCGTAAGCTCGGGGAACTTGAGCTCTATGGATCGGTCACATGCACATCAAGAGGCTGTTGTGGTTCAGaattttcctgatttttctcactTGGATTTTAGTTCTGATTATGGGATGCGACGAGCCTTTAGTGAAGGCGACATACAG AAACTAGGGACTGGTCATTTTCAATCTCCACTGGATAGGATTATTGTGAGCTGTACTTCGGAGGATCGACGTGAGAAGCTTTCTAGATACAGGAACAAGAAGAGCAGGCGAAATTTCGGGCGTAAAATCAAG tATGCTTGTAGGAAAGCTCTTGCAGATAACCAACCGAGGATCCGAGGAAGGTTTGCGAAAACAGAGGAGAGGAAGTAA